From Ignavibacteriales bacterium, the proteins below share one genomic window:
- the gmk gene encoding guanylate kinase — protein MSNHKAKLYVFSAPSGSGKTTIVRDVLKNFPEFVFSVSATTRKKRSTEKEGVDYYFILEEEFKKKIDTGEFVEWEKFYDYYYGTLKNFVDGNLAKGLSNVFEVDVKGALSIKKAYKNSVLIFIAPPSIDVLKDRLIKRNTETEEDLKKRIERAEMELSFKDQFDYVVSNLNLEEAKKEVKKIIEKEI, from the coding sequence TATTTTCTGCGCCCAGCGGTTCCGGTAAAACAACCATAGTTCGTGATGTGCTAAAAAATTTTCCCGAGTTTGTTTTTTCAGTTTCGGCTACTACAAGAAAAAAAAGAAGTACTGAAAAAGAAGGTGTTGATTATTATTTTATATTGGAAGAAGAATTTAAAAAGAAGATTGATACCGGTGAATTTGTTGAGTGGGAAAAATTTTACGATTATTATTACGGGACATTAAAAAATTTTGTTGACGGTAATCTTGCAAAAGGTTTATCAAACGTTTTTGAAGTAGATGTTAAAGGTGCTTTAAGTATCAAGAAAGCATACAAAAATTCTGTTCTAATATTTATTGCGCCACCAAGTATTGATGTTCTAAAAGACAGATTGATAAAACGAAATACTGAAACAGAGGAAGATCTTAAGAAACGTATTGAGCGGGCTGAAATGGAATTGAGCTTTAAGGATCAATTTGATTATGTGGTTTCTAATTTGAATCTTGAAGAAGCAAAAAAAGAAGTAAAAAAAATTATAGAAAAAGAAATATAA